ATTCCTAAAGCTCCCAGAGTGCTCCATAAACTCCACACTtgcactgtcactgctgtccagctctgctgggggggcagcacaggctggaccTGACAGATTTAGGGAAAATGTCCCAGATGAGCCCAAATTCTTTACTGAAGATCCTGTGAGGAGCCTCAGGGGTCTGCAGGCTGGGGGGGATGGACACTACCCtgagcaggggacacagggacctGCAGAAGGTGACAGCAGGCAGAAGGTCTCACCAGGACCTCAGTGTGGTCTGGAGAAAATCTCAGCCTCAGAGGAACACCTGaatggttttatttattctcttaaGCATCAACAATGAAAAACCTGGTCTGGGTTTCTTTTAGAAGAAACAAACTGCTGAACTATAATTAGCTCAGAAATCTCCTGCTAGCAAGAAGTGTGGCTGTAAGTCATTGtattcctaaagaaaaaaatgaggaagtTGAGGCTAGAGGTTACCTCTGAGCACAGGTCAGTGAGGAAGGTGTGTGctcaccccaaatcccctcctGGGCTGTTTGAGGCCAGGGGAGGGTGACAAGGAGGGACTGAAGCCCTGATCCTGCTCACGTCAGAGGAAAACCACGATCGCtaaataacaaaatgaaattgaGATGTACAAACCTGCTGTCAGGCTGTGGCTTTGGAAGGGTCCTACTCTTCTTGTGGTTCATCAGCTGCTTGAGCTTCCCTGGAAGGGTTTGAGCCCTGGAGGCTGCTTAAATTCACATGTCACCACCTTCCCCTCCAGCACTGATAGCAGCCAGCTGTGTTCTCAGGAGTTTTTGGGGAAGGGATATTTTTCAACATTGCTAAAAGTGCATTTGTTAGTAACAGCAACGCTCTGCAAAACCATCCCAGAGCAGAActggctgctctcctcagcactaaaagggatgcagagcagggagaggggctgtgcagggataAAGCAGTGTCTGAGTTGTGATTTTCACAGAGTTAAAATGCCTGAATGGTGGCCAGAAAGGTGTGTAAAATTCTTATGGGAATTAGAGAGAGCCACACCATGACAAGCAGGGTTCTCTAATGTGGAAACATAGGGAACATTTTAAATCAGACAAATAAATTCTCTCTATCAGGAGTCCAGAAAAACAACACAGGGCCTAGAATAAGACCAGACCCTGCATTTCACAGGGGTCATCAAGACTGAGACccaccagctcagccctgctgctgctgcacttttggtctgttttgctttcaaacacttcattcctggttttgttctttaaagATAACCCAGCTGAAAATTGAGAACAACCCCTTTGCCAAGGGCTTCCGGGGCAGCGACGACAGCGACCTGCGCGTGGCTCGGCTCCAGAGGtacctcctcttcctccctcctcttcctcctcttcctcctcagcctgcagctcttgggagaagcagctgaaaggGCCAGAGTGTTTGCTGGTGCCTGAATGGCACTGATATCCCTCAGGAGCCCTTCCTGACACACTCTGTGCTGTCAGCCCTTCCCACACCCAGGGCAGCGCGATGAGTTCATCGTCTGAAGCAGAGGGGGGTGAAGTCACTGCCTGGAGATGCTCTGGGGGAGCCAAACCAGGATTTCCTCACTCTGCTGATGAAATTCTGATGATGCTGATCACAGCCTAACCAGCCTTAATTTTTCTCACCTCTTTTAGCAAAGAATATCCAGTAATTTCCAAGAGCATCATGAGGCAGAGGTTGGTGTCCAGCCATGGCCAGCTGTCAGCAAAGCCAGATGTGAACCCACTCCATGGGAATCACCAGAGCCTGCAGCATTATCAGTATGAGAATGGTGCTCACATGCAGTTTGCAGCTTCGGATACTCAAGATCTGCCACTCAACACCTTCACAGCACAGAGGGATTCAGGGCTCTTCTACCATTGTCTAAAAAGAAGAGGTAACTCGAGCTCACAGCTAGAAAAATATTATAGAAAATAAACCTGAGAGCATGAGTTTGTTTGGATTGGTCTCTTGGGCCTTGATCTTCAAAAATACTGCTGTGATTGGAGTGTTTTGGaggtcaggagctgctgtttggaGCAAGTTTTAGTGGGTTTGTCCCATAGAAGGTAAATTCAGACTGAGACAGAGCTGAAACAATTAATTAGAATGTGTAATTCAAATGGCACAGAGCTTCAGAGGAAAATGATCCATTGTTAGGATCAGCTGAATTCAAAATTGTTTGCAGGAGGCCATTAGCATTACCCAAATTCTACACTTTCCAAGGCAAAGCCACGAGCAATTCCCTCAGTGTCTGCAGACCAGTGGGACTGTGGGAGCTTGGTATGAGCAGCCCTTTCCTCTCATCCACTAATTCTCAAATTTAAGTGAGCTGTGACTGCATTCTCTTCCTTTTAGTCCAGCATCAGATGAGATCATGGCATGTTTTAagttaaatggaaaaattttgcacagaagaaaaaaatcctcctaTTTGCATGTCTCACTGCCTGCTAATTTATTTAAGCTGGGAGAATCCTCTGATCATGGCTAAATGAAGAATCTAACAGCATCAGTAATGAGGGCTGCAAGGCAAATGTGTAATTTTAGCAGATGTTTAATGTGCAGATGAATTCACTAATCCATCCAGAGAATATTCCTAATAAGTAACAGaaagctgctggggagcagggccaTGGTCctcacaggaggagaggggctgtgcagagctgagcaaggGCTGCTCACTGGGGAAGGGCTCCTTtatctggaaatatttctgcagcttCTGACGTGAATATCTGGGAAATGTAGAGTCATTTTTGCAGTGACAGGAAGGCAGGCTGTGATAAGACCCTTAAAGAGACTTCTTGAGTTTGTCAGGAGGAACCGTGCAGGAGTGTCAGGGCCCTCCTTATCTGGATGAACGTGGAGTAATCCCTGATGTGAGAAGAGTCCCTCACTTAAGCTGACAAATGTCACCGGAGCGCTTTGAGGCCGGGGAGGATTAGCCTGACATTTGCAGCACAGTGTTTTTTTGATGTTGTACATTGTTTTCCCAAAGTAAGATGGTTTAACTGGATTAAGCTGAGAGAGGGCACCATTTTAGTGAAATAATCGCGGCCTCCAAGGGCACTCCCCAGCCCcggctcccagcagagctgctcctgagcgTGAATTTCTCTTGCAGAAAGCGCTCGGCACCTGGACCTGCCCTGCAAACGCTCCTACCTGGACGCCTCGTCCTCGGTGGGGGACGATCACTATTTCCGCTCGCCGCCGCCCTACgagcagcagatgctgagcCCGTCCTACTGCGGCGAGGTGGCCCCCAGGGAGGCCTGCATGTACTCTGGCTCCGGCGCCGACATCGCCGCCGTCTCGGCCGTCGACGATTTAccgcctccgccgccgccgctgagCTGCAACATGTGGACTTCAGTCGCACCTTACACCGGCTACAGCGTGCAGCCCATGGAGACTGTCCCCTACCAGCCCTTCCCGCCCCACTTCACCGCCGCCCCCATGATGCCGCGGCTCCCGGCCATGGCGGGCCAGGGCTCGCAGCCGCCGGGGAACGGCCCCTTCAGCGTCTACAACCAGCTGGGCCCGGCCCCGGGCCGggagcgcggccccgccgcggcctTCCCCAGGGAGCGGGGGCACCCGGCCGTGTGCGAGAGGAAAGCGCCCTCTCCGCACCTGAACGCGGCCAACGAGTTCCTGTACTCGCAGAGCTTCTCGCTCTCCAGGGAGTCGTCGCTGCAGTACCATTCAGGGATGGGGGCTGTGGAGAACTGGACCGACGGGTGACCCCCGAGGCCACAGCCACCTTACTGCTCCGGGACAGCTCAGGCAGTGTTGATACCTGTGGGTAACTTGCACTTCGGTGAGACACATGTGCATTTCCAGAGGGATTTGTGTGCGGGAAGAGCTCGTATCTTCAGGCACACAGAGAGTTCCATCTCCTGTCTCAGTGGGCTGGATTCATCAGGCTCTTAGTGACTCCCAAATAAATTCATTCTCGTGTCTTCATCCAGTAGAAACCATCTTCACGACTAACGAGTGACGTAGCTAGTCATGTTCTTTTGCTTGTAATGTTAAACATCCGTGAGCAAATTTTGGCTATTTGGGAAAAATACGAGCTTCGCTTTTACGGTCCTTGGCTCACAAAGCCAGAACCTCCCAAAGCTCCGAGAAAAAGCCCTTCGATCGCTTGAGTAGCTCAAGGACTGCCGTGGCAGCGCTTCTTTAGCCCTTTGGGCCCTGAGATTCCAAAGGAATTTGTTCCTCTGGAAGTgagggagcggcggggccgccccggcaGCGCGGGGGCCGTGCCGGAGAAGGCACCGATGCACAAATGTCTCTGCTCGCCCCCACACCGACACCGGGCGTGCCTGGGGGAAGCGAAGAAGTGAAGAGTTAAGTCCGAGGCCAAACAGCAAATTAATTGCAGCATTAGGAACAGACCCAGTGTCTTCAGACTCCCATCCCTTGATTGAATTACATTTGCTTAATTGCAATATATTTATGAAGTTTAAGCTTAAAAGTCGCTAATACCTTCCAGAACCCATTTCTGTATTTGCTGGTCCTTGATTTCTTTCATATTCAGCTGAAACGTGCCTTTTGTGCtatgttcttttcttttgcagctaACTGGGAATTGCCTTCGGCCTGGAGGAGGCCTAGAGGAATATTTTCCTAGTGAGGGGTGAGGAGGGAAGAGCTCCATGCCCCGTCAGGCTTTGCAGTGTACAGATATTTGTAGGACAGGTAAAATCTGTAAGCAGTGCATCCATGGCTCCCTGTGCTCACGGGGGAAGGCCCGGGGTGACTCCTGGCCGTGCCCTCTGCGTGTCCCCGTGGGCTCCATCACAGGTGGgtttgatgatctcagaggccctttccagcctcagtggttctgggaagcagagaattccctctgggacagaGCTCCCCTGGTCCTCACCCACAAAGCTCCTGTCCCAGGGCAGTGTCCCTCCTGCTGAGCTCCCGGGCTGTGCCACCAGGTGACACAGAGGTGACGCTGGAGCTCGGTTCCCCTGAAGAGCACAAGGTCCAAGCTTTAGTCATTGCACAGTGGGGTTTGAGTTCATTGCTTCCCAGACAGGCAAAGGcaaaaagctgaaatgcaggTTTGGAAGTGGGGAGGTGCTTCTGTGCTTTGGTGAATCCATCCCACGGAGGAGCCCCATGGATTGGGGgggctgtgacacagccccgAGGTCACATTCCAACCAGGACAGTCCCCTGCAGCCACTCAGCAGAATTGCTCTGTGACTGGTGGGGATTTTGTAACCAGAGGTTGGAAATCACTACAATTTTTGCATGCTGAATAGctatttatatacatatatattt
This genomic stretch from Serinus canaria isolate serCan28SL12 chromosome 19, serCan2020, whole genome shotgun sequence harbors:
- the TBX4 gene encoding T-box transcription factor TBX4, translated to MLQEKSLSETEEGFPTAPAPGHADTSAGSPVLGVAGGSSTPLSSPQLPDPEQTIENIKVYLHEKELWKKFHEAGTEMIITKAGRRMFPSYKVKVTGMNPKTKYILLIDIVPADDHRYKFCDNKWMVAGKAEPAMPGRLYVHPDSPATGAHWMRQLVSFQKLKLTNNHLDPFGHIILNSMHKYQPRLHIVKADENNAFGSKNTAFCTHVFPETSFISVTSYQNHKITQLKIENNPFAKGFRGSDDSDLRVARLQSKEYPVISKSIMRQRLVSSHGQLSAKPDVNPLHGNHQSLQHYQYENGAHMQFAASDTQDLPLNTFTAQRDSGLFYHCLKRRESARHLDLPCKRSYLDASSSVGDDHYFRSPPPYEQQMLSPSYCGEVAPREACMYSGSGADIAAVSAVDDLPPPPPPLSCNMWTSVAPYTGYSVQPMETVPYQPFPPHFTAAPMMPRLPAMAGQGSQPPGNGPFSVYNQLGPAPGRERGPAAAFPRERGHPAVCERKAPSPHLNAANEFLYSQSFSLSRESSLQYHSGMGAVENWTDG